The following coding sequences are from one Rutidosis leptorrhynchoides isolate AG116_Rl617_1_P2 chromosome 11, CSIRO_AGI_Rlap_v1, whole genome shotgun sequence window:
- the LOC139874780 gene encoding subtilisin-like protease SBT5.4, whose amino-acid sequence MKLFRAFLLFFVTFFALQWSSLAINAKKEVIHSYIVYLGGVGDEFEASKIQANHFDILGSILGSKDKVDDAMIYSYDKHINGFAAVLDEEHVAKLAEHPDVVSVIESKGLKLHTTHSWDFLKLERDNVIDASSLWAKAKYGENIIIANLDTGVWPESKSFSDVGYGPIPSKWKGGCQNQTLAPCNNKLIGAKYFNQGYQATNGNFNCSLNNARDHDGHGSHTLSTAGGNFVRGVSLNDMKLGTAKGGSPKARVAAYKVCWPPTKDGGCYDVDTVKGFDEAMHDGVDVLSVSLGGTPVDYIEDGMAIASFHAMKNGITVVFSAGNDGPTPGSVTNVAPWVITVGASTIDREFQSSVNLASGVSLKGLSLSKPLPNTGFYPLINSADAKAENAPVMNATLCMEGALDPKKVKGKILVCLRGVNTRVDKGKQAALAGAAGMILCNDKASGDDLLADPHILPATHITYEDGRLVYNYLNSTNNPVGYITPPKPVVNVKRAPSMAGFSSRGPNTVTPGILKPDITAPGVNIIAAYTEDSDGSAPVHKYNVESGTSMACPHVSGVVGLLKSLHPDWSPAAIKSAIMTTANARDNTGRPMLDESKIEASPFSRGAGDIDPNRAMNPGLVYDLGVNDYLDFLCAIGYNQTVIQKFSNKPHECPENYSLLDFNYPSITVDKLNGTAIVTRKLTNVGRPGVYTAHVKNPAGVSVDVEPKSLVFKTKGDVQKFVMTVKADGKSDIEDYVFGELVWTNGKQHVKSPIVVSV is encoded by the exons ATGAAGTTGTTTAGagcttttcttttattttttgttacTTTCTTTGCACTTCAATGGTCTTCTTTAGCCATTAATGCCAAAAAG GAAGTCATTCAT TCTTATATTGTTTACTTGGGAGGAGTTGGTGATGAGTTTGAAGCATCCAAGATTCAAGCTAATCACTTTGACATTCTTGGTTCGATTTTAGGAAG CAAAGACAAGGTTGATGATGCCATGATTTATTCTTATGACAAACATATTAATGGTTTCGCTGCTGTTCTTGACGAGGAGCATGTTGCAAAACTTGCAG AGCATCCGGATGTTGTTTCGGTAATCGAAAGTAAAGGGCTGAAGTTACACACAACTCATTCATGGGATTTTTTAAAACTCGAAAGGGATAATGTTATCGATGCATCATCTTTATGGGCCAAGGCTAAATATGGCGAAAACATCATCATTGCTAATCTTGATACAG GTGTTTGGCCCGAATCGAAGAGCTTTAGTGACGTTGGTTATGGACCCATTCCATCAAAGTGGAAGGGCGGATGTCAGAACCAAACCTTAGCTCCTTGCAACAA TAAACTTATTGGTGCAAAGTACTTTAACCAAGGCTATCAAGCCACTAATggaaacttcaattgttcattgaaCAATGCACGTGACCACGATGGGCATGGTAGTCATACATTATCGACCGCAGGTGGTAACTTTGTTCGTGGAGTGAGTCTCAACGATATGAAGCTAGGAACCGCTAAAGGTGGTTCACCAAAAGCCCGAGTGGCTGCATACAAAGTCTGTTGGCCACCAACTAAAGATGGTGGATGTTATGATGTTGATACCGTTAAAGGGTTTGATGAAGCAATGCATGATGGTGTTGATGTACTCTCGGTATCGCTTGGTGGTACACCTGTTGATTACATCGAAGATGGTATGGCCATTGCCTCGTTCCATGCTATGAAGAACGGTATTACCGTTGTGTTTTCGGCTGGGAACGATGGACCTACTCCTGGATCCGTTACTAATGTGGCTCCATGGGTTATAACCGTTGGAGCTAGCACTATTGACCGCGAGTTTCAATCTTCAGTTAACCTTGCTAGTGGAGTTAGCCTAAAG GGTCTAAGCTTGTCCAAACCCTTGCCAAATACTGGATTTTATCCTCTGATCAATTCTGCTGATGCTAAAGCTGAAAATGCACCAGTGATGAACGC gaCCCTCTGTATGGAAGGTGCACTTGACCCGAAAAAGGTTAAAGGAAAGATTTTGGTTTGCTTAAGAGGAGTCAACACAAGAGTTGACAAAGGTAAACAAGCTGCTCTTGCTGGTGCTGCAGGCATGATTCTTTGTAATGATAAGGCCAGTGGTGACGATTTACTTGCCGATCCTCATATTCTTCCAGCTACACATATCACATATGAAGATGGTCGTCTTGTTTATAACTACCTTAACTCTACTAA TAACCCAGTGGGATACATCACCCCGCCTAAACCTGTTGTAAACGTAAAGCGCGCTCCTTCTATGGCCGGATTCTCATCCAGGGGTCCGAATACCGTCACACCCGGGATTCTTAAG CCTGATATTACCGCACCTGGAGTGAATATCATTGCAGCATACACCGAAGATTCAGATGGTTCAGCACCTGTACATAAATACAATGTCGAATCGGGCACCTCTATGGCTTGCCCACATGTTTCTGGAGTTGTTGGCCTTCTTAAAAGCCTGCACCCTGACTGGAGTCCTGCTGCTATCAAATCCGCAATCATGACCACCG CGAACGCAAGAGACAACACGGGGCGCCCAATGTTGGATGAATCTAAGATCGAGGCAAGTCCATTCAGTCGTGGAGCTGGCGATATTGATCCTAACCGTGCAATGAATCCCGGCTTGGTTTACGATCTAGGTGTAAACGACTACCTTGACTTCCTTTGCGCTATCGGATACAACCAAACCGTGATTCAGAAGTTTTCAAATAAGCCTCATGAATGTCCTGAAAATTATAGTCTCTTAGACTTTAACTACCCTTCAATAACTGTCGATAAACTTAATGGTACGGCTATTGTAACACGGAAGTTAACGAATGTGGGCCGACCTGGTGTTTATACGGCTCATGTTAAGAACCCGGCTGGGGTTTCGGTGGATGTTGAACCGAAGAGTCTTGTGTTTAAGACGAAGGGTGACGTGCAGAAGTTTGTGATGACGGTGAAAGCGGACGGCAAAAGTGATATTGAAGATTACGTTTTCGGAGAATTGGTGTGGACTAATGGGAAGCAGCATGTGAAGAGCCCTATAGTAGTTTCTGTGTAA